One part of the Arachidicoccus terrestris genome encodes these proteins:
- the hisH gene encoding imidazole glycerol phosphate synthase subunit HisH, whose amino-acid sequence MQTVIIKYNAGNVQSVLYALERIGFTAEVTDNAEKIEGADKVIFPGVGHAGSAMTYLKEKRLDKLLPSLKQPFLGICLGMQLMCSHSDEGDTDCLGIFDEQVLAFKSKEFKIPQIGWNQISSLKTPLFDKVAENSFTYLVHSYYAAVGDHTIAETDYIHPYSTALHKNNFYGVQFHPEKSAAVGEQILYNFMSKIV is encoded by the coding sequence ATGCAAACAGTAATTATAAAATATAATGCGGGGAATGTTCAGTCGGTCCTATATGCTCTGGAAAGAATTGGGTTTACCGCTGAAGTGACAGATAATGCGGAAAAGATCGAAGGCGCAGACAAAGTTATTTTTCCCGGCGTAGGCCATGCAGGATCTGCCATGACATACCTGAAAGAGAAAAGACTGGATAAGCTATTACCCTCACTTAAGCAACCTTTTCTGGGCATATGTCTTGGGATGCAGCTCATGTGTAGCCATAGCGATGAGGGAGATACAGATTGTCTGGGTATTTTTGACGAGCAGGTATTGGCTTTTAAGTCCAAAGAATTTAAAATTCCCCAGATTGGCTGGAATCAGATCAGTAGTCTGAAAACCCCGCTGTTCGATAAAGTAGCAGAAAACAGCTTTACCTATCTGGTACACAGTTATTATGCAGCCGTTGGAGATCATACCATCGCCGAAACAGACTATATTCACCCTTATAGCACCGCCCTGCACAAAAATAACTTCTACGGTGTACAGTTCCATCCGGAAAAAAGCGCGGCTGTTGGTGAACAGATTCTTTATAACTTTATGTCGAAAATAGTCTAA
- the murQ gene encoding N-acetylmuramic acid 6-phosphate etherase codes for MEPFIKTTEQPSSYRHLETMPLHDLLAGMNQEDQQVPLAVQAALPQIEKLALAVVEAMARGGRLFYIGAGTSGRLGVLDASEIPPTFGVSKNYVIGIIAGGNIALTDAVENAEDDEEQGWKDLESHKVSKNDILIGLATSGTTPYVIGAMEKCRALGIVTGCITCNKHAPISQVADFPVEVIVGPEFLTGSTRLKSGTAQKMVLNMISTIAMIRMGRVLDNKMVNMQLTNQKLIERGTRMLIEKTGLETEKAKHLLLQYGSVAAAMEAYNKDTGQI; via the coding sequence ATGGAACCATTTATTAAAACAACAGAACAGCCTTCCAGTTATCGCCATCTGGAGACAATGCCATTGCATGATTTGCTTGCAGGCATGAATCAGGAAGACCAGCAAGTTCCATTGGCTGTTCAGGCAGCACTGCCGCAAATTGAAAAACTGGCCCTGGCCGTTGTCGAAGCCATGGCAAGAGGGGGCAGACTGTTTTATATTGGTGCCGGTACCAGTGGCCGGCTGGGTGTACTGGATGCCAGTGAAATCCCACCAACCTTTGGTGTATCCAAGAACTATGTAATAGGTATTATTGCCGGTGGCAATATTGCCCTGACAGACGCCGTGGAGAATGCCGAAGACGATGAAGAGCAGGGTTGGAAAGACCTGGAATCACATAAGGTCAGTAAAAATGATATACTGATCGGACTTGCCACTAGCGGCACGACGCCTTATGTAATAGGCGCTATGGAAAAATGCAGAGCGCTCGGCATTGTTACAGGTTGCATCACCTGCAATAAACATGCACCGATCAGCCAGGTAGCCGACTTCCCGGTAGAAGTGATAGTAGGACCGGAATTTTTGACCGGCAGCACCCGGCTTAAAAGCGGCACTGCGCAGAAAATGGTACTGAACATGATCTCTACGATTGCCATGATCCGGATGGGCAGGGTTCTGGATAATAAAATGGTCAATATGCAGCTCACCAATCAAAAACTTATCGAGCGGGGCACCAGAATGCTCATTGAAAAAACGGGCCTTGAAACAGAAAAAGCCAAGCATTTACTGCTTCAATACGGGAGCGTAGCTGCTGCCATGGAGGCCTATAATAAAGATACTGGTCAGATATAA